From Planctomycetia bacterium, a single genomic window includes:
- the pilB gene encoding type IV fimbrial assembly protein PilB, whose protein sequence is MAIKRIGQILIDLGLIDEHQLRTMLETQASRGGELLGRVGVALGFYSEEQLGEALAEQWSTSFVTLYDRQIAPDVLRLISEPMAQLYRVVPLELSGSRLTIASAEPQKIQVADELRTLLGYDITVCVATEQEIHKAIVRFYSSETESVESLVQDLEADDELAAAAAAAGRDGPTDLTSVEALAESAPVRKLLNMVLLLAIRDGASDIHFEPFETEFRIRLKADGVLQEMVPPPKHLAFAITTRIKVMANLDIAERRLPQDGRIELSVGGHPVDLRVSVLPTLFGESVVMRVLDRGVVSLDLAKVGLAEATLRKFREVIARPNGIVLVTGPTGSGKTTTLYSALSELNTIDDKLITTEDPVEYDIDGIIQVPIDAEIGNTFANCLRSILRQDPDRILVGEIRDVETAEIAVQAALTGHMVFSTLHTNDAPSTVTRLRDMGVPPFLITATLEAILAQRLVRRICMNCREEVVPGADVLADLELTSDQAVGRKFYRGRGCEKCNRSGYKGRLGLFEFMILNDEIRDLVMRNASTEDIREAARRAGMVTLRDAGLAQVYTGVTTAEEVIRETILEA, encoded by the coding sequence ATGGCCATCAAGCGCATCGGACAGATCCTCATCGACCTCGGCCTGATCGACGAGCATCAGCTGCGCACGATGCTGGAGACGCAGGCGAGCCGTGGCGGGGAACTCCTCGGCCGCGTCGGCGTGGCCCTCGGGTTCTACTCCGAGGAGCAGTTGGGCGAGGCACTGGCCGAGCAGTGGAGCACGTCGTTCGTAACGCTCTACGACCGGCAGATTGCCCCGGATGTCCTGCGGCTGATCAGCGAGCCGATGGCCCAACTGTACCGTGTGGTGCCGCTCGAGCTGTCGGGCAGCCGGCTGACGATCGCCTCCGCCGAGCCGCAGAAGATCCAGGTGGCCGACGAGCTGCGGACGCTGCTCGGCTACGACATCACGGTCTGCGTGGCGACCGAGCAGGAAATCCACAAGGCGATCGTCCGCTTTTACTCCTCTGAGACCGAGAGCGTCGAGTCGCTGGTGCAGGACCTGGAGGCGGACGACGAGCTCGCCGCGGCGGCCGCCGCGGCCGGCCGCGACGGGCCCACCGACCTGACGAGCGTCGAGGCCCTGGCGGAGAGCGCGCCGGTGCGGAAGCTCCTCAACATGGTGCTCCTGCTGGCGATCCGCGACGGCGCCAGCGACATCCATTTCGAGCCCTTCGAGACGGAGTTCCGCATCCGGCTCAAGGCCGATGGCGTGCTCCAGGAGATGGTGCCGCCCCCCAAGCACCTCGCCTTCGCGATCACGACGCGGATCAAGGTGATGGCGAACCTCGACATCGCCGAGCGGCGCTTGCCGCAGGATGGCCGGATCGAGCTCTCCGTCGGCGGTCATCCGGTGGACCTGCGGGTCAGCGTCCTGCCGACGCTGTTCGGCGAGAGCGTGGTAATGCGGGTGCTCGACCGCGGCGTCGTGAGCCTCGACCTGGCCAAGGTCGGGCTCGCGGAGGCGACGTTGCGGAAGTTTCGCGAGGTCATCGCGCGGCCCAATGGCATCGTGCTGGTCACCGGCCCGACCGGCTCCGGCAAGACCACGACCCTGTATTCCGCGCTCTCCGAGCTGAACACGATCGATGACAAGCTGATCACCACGGAGGACCCGGTCGAGTACGACATCGACGGGATCATCCAGGTGCCGATCGATGCCGAGATCGGCAACACGTTCGCCAACTGCCTGCGGTCGATCCTGCGCCAGGATCCGGACCGGATCCTGGTCGGCGAGATCCGCGACGTGGAGACGGCGGAGATCGCCGTCCAGGCGGCGCTCACCGGGCACATGGTGTTCTCGACGCTGCACACCAACGACGCCCCGTCCACGGTCACCCGGCTGCGCGACATGGGCGTGCCGCCGTTCCTGATCACGGCCACGCTGGAGGCGATCCTGGCGCAGCGCCTGGTCCGGAGGATCTGCATGAACTGCCGCGAGGAGGTGGTGCCGGGGGCCGACGTGCTGGCGGACCTCGAGCTCACCAGCGACCAGGCCGTGGGGCGGAAGTTCTACCGCGGCCGCGGCTGCGAGAAGTGCAACCGCTCCGGCTACAAGGGCCGGCTCGGCCTCTTCGAATTCATGATATTGAACGACGAGATCCGGGATCTCGTGATGCGGAACGCCTCCACGGAGGACATCCGTGAGGCGGCCCGGCGGGCCGGCATGGTCACGCTTCGCGACGCGGGGCTGGCCCAGGTCTACACCGGGGTCACGACCGCCGAGGAAGTGATCCGCGAAACCATCCTGGAAGCCTGA
- the pilC gene encoding type II secretion system F domain protein: MPTYQFEAIDQATGKEIRDTVDAANEAEAQATIRSMGLMVTKLKAQRAAAAAKKAAGGGRKPGRSFAIGGVKTKELTMFTRQLSILQDAGLPILRSLKLLAEMQKPGRLKNSLLDVCDEIEGGATLSEAMAKSPKAFNRLYCNMIRAGEAGGALEVILRRLAEFMERSESLKRKVKGALVYPIVVVMVAVGILSFIMVSIVPQFKKIFDDFETELPTMTLLLINLSNWVVRWWFLIPAIPIGINLVVRLIKLIPYGRFGWDLFALKVVVFGQLVEKNILARACRTLATLLASGVPILEALNITRDTSGNMMFERLFTKVSESIRDGEAIAKPLKAYAVPPFNAVALLFWMAFVPLAGALFYLMRWKKPVVDDLAVNMVDVGEESGELDTMLFKVADTYDEEVAVLTESLTSLMEPLLIIFLGGAVGFIVIALFMPLVKLIQTLS, from the coding sequence ATGCCCACGTACCAGTTCGAGGCCATCGACCAGGCCACCGGCAAGGAGATTCGCGACACCGTCGACGCGGCCAACGAGGCGGAGGCGCAGGCCACGATCCGCTCGATGGGCCTGATGGTGACGAAGCTCAAGGCACAGCGGGCGGCGGCTGCGGCCAAGAAGGCCGCCGGCGGGGGCCGCAAGCCCGGTCGGAGCTTCGCCATCGGCGGCGTGAAGACGAAGGAGCTGACGATGTTCACGCGTCAACTCTCCATTCTCCAGGATGCCGGCCTGCCGATCCTGCGCAGCCTGAAACTGCTGGCGGAGATGCAGAAGCCGGGGCGGCTGAAGAACAGCCTGCTCGATGTCTGCGACGAGATCGAGGGGGGGGCGACGCTGTCGGAGGCGATGGCCAAGAGCCCCAAGGCCTTCAACCGGCTGTACTGCAACATGATCCGGGCCGGCGAGGCCGGCGGTGCGCTGGAGGTGATCCTGCGCCGCCTGGCTGAGTTCATGGAGCGCAGCGAATCGCTGAAGCGCAAGGTGAAGGGCGCGCTCGTCTACCCGATCGTCGTCGTGATGGTGGCGGTCGGAATCCTGTCGTTCATCATGGTCTCGATCGTGCCGCAGTTCAAGAAGATCTTCGACGACTTCGAAACCGAACTGCCGACGATGACGCTGCTGCTCATCAACCTGTCGAACTGGGTCGTGAGGTGGTGGTTCCTGATCCCGGCGATTCCCATCGGCATCAACCTCGTGGTGCGGCTGATCAAGCTCATTCCCTACGGTCGTTTCGGCTGGGACCTGTTCGCGCTCAAGGTGGTCGTCTTCGGCCAGCTCGTCGAGAAGAACATCCTCGCCCGGGCATGCCGCACGCTCGCCACGCTGCTCGCCAGCGGCGTGCCGATCCTCGAGGCGCTCAACATCACCAGGGACACGTCGGGCAACATGATGTTCGAGCGGCTGTTCACCAAGGTGTCGGAGTCGATCCGCGACGGCGAGGCGATCGCCAAGCCCCTCAAGGCCTACGCCGTGCCCCCGTTCAACGCCGTGGCGCTGCTGTTCTGGATGGCGTTCGTGCCGCTGGCCGGCGCCCTGTTTTATCTGATGCGTTGGAAGAAGCCGGTGGTCGACGACCTGGCCGTCAACATGGTCGACGTGGGTGAGGAGTCGGGCGAGCTCGACACGATGCTCTTCAAGGTCGCCGACACCTACGATGAAGAGGTGGCGGTGCTGACGGAGAGCCTGACGAGCCTGATGGAGCCGCTGCTCATCATCTTCCTCGGCGGAGCGGTGGGATTCATCGTCATCGCCCTGTTCATGCCGCTGGTGAAGCTGATCCAAACCCTGTCGTGA